The nucleotide sequence GGACTGTGTTTCAGCACAAACACAAACTAACCCATTGGTGTGATTTGTGGCTGCACTGACGGTTACGACGGGACTCTGACTTCGAGGTGAACTGATGGTGTAGTTGCTCACCAACTGGTTCAGTTTCTTGGCACAGTGGTGAGCCAGGCGACGTGACAGCAGCTCGGAGCGCACAAATTCGTCCACGTACTGGATGACAATGAAAGGCACATTCTTATTCCGTTTGGTAATAGTATACGGCATAATATCGATGATACAATCATGCTTTGTTCACAGTTCAGAATGATACGGACATCTTCAGAAGTTCCGGCTGAAATGCATTACAAGTAATGTGTAACATTTTCGGATAATCTCTGCAATCTCTGCATAAGAAataaacagcaagtgcgcattatcTTCACTCAGGGGCCCCAATTTCGTTCAATCTTGATCGCACCAATTTCCGGTAATAAGAACACGTTTCACGAAACATATTTGTGCCATCTATCGAGATCCTACTGCATGCGTTGCATAAAAAAAGATGGCACCACCTGCAGCGTGAGCGGCATAACCAGTTTGAGGATGGGATCGTCTGGCGACTTGGTCTTCTCGATGTGTTCCAGGATCCAGGTGAGGAAATCCTGCTGGTCCAGAAGGCCCTCCTGAAAATGGCATTTTAACTTAAAGGCATTTATTTCGCACCTCTCTAGCCAATGTACCTCATAGAGGTGATAGGTCAACTGAACGCAGTACTGCCACTGTTTCATGGCCGCAGTGTCCGGGGGAATGCTGGGGGGGTTGCTGGCGGGACTGGTGCCCCCGGTTCCCCCCTGTTGCAATGACGAATTTGTAGGGTGGCTGTGTTCCACTAGTTTATGCAGGAGCTCTCTCAGGAATTTACACAAGGCTTGAGTCCACTCTGCAGAAAAAAACAGACAAGGAAAGGCTGAGCAATTTACACAATTTATTTTcatcctttcttttttacaggGACTACGAAACCTGCTGGACTAATTGTGCATGGCCataactagggttgccaccaggccggtattataccggcacggccggttattcgttcgctctgccggttgccggtaggaaggtggtaccggcagccttttgccggtatttgtggctcaagatcTTTCATAGGGGATTTTGCAGGGTTTTCCGTTGAGCATTCCACTACaacttgaataaatctggagcacagacccaactccgcagtcaccagttgtcttcttagttattcattattattattattcgtccAACCCTTATATCGTCCAACCCTCAACCACTTTCCCTCTCCTGAGAGTCTTTCCTCCCTTCCCTCTATTCCGCCTCCTGTCCTTCGGCCGGTATTTTTCGCTaggaaaggtggcaaccctagccaTTACAAATCTTGGACATGTGCGAGATATGAAATTTTGTGCAATAATtaaagcccctagctttctgcTGCGGAAAATTTACTTTTCCGCGAAGTGGGATTTGCAAATCCGcgggcaagaaaaaaaaaagaaacaagcaaaacaaaagTGCAGCAATCTCCCAAGATCGCACGCAAACTCATCCCGCACGCTTTTGAAACCTTTCGTAACTTTTCAGTGTGCAAAGAAAACCAGACTCAGCTCTGTCAATCTCTCTCTCCGGGCATTGCCGTTTGTTAAATTTTCTTCCGTCGCGGCACATTCAGCCGCGACGGATCGAGTTTAACACGCAAAAATGTTGCAGATCGGTTGAAATACTTACACAATTCTGTAAGATATCGAATATGCCTCGAAAAACGGACAATTGTGAGGGAAACAGCAGGTTTCGCGAGACATTCAGGAATTTCGCGGAATCGTGGAATGCTCTAGTATTAATGTGCAACGTTAATACCCCCGAATGCAACACACACTGCAGGCAGACATACAGAAGGATATGCCCCTTCAGTGGAATGGCTTTCTGAATTTCCATCCCCAGAAAGGACAGAAAATAAGTACCTTGTGAAGGATCGGGTAACTGCCTCTTCTTCATCTTGGCCTCGGATATAGCCACCGAGTAGATAGAAGTCATCTTGATGAACCAGGCTGCCCGCAGCATTGGCACAGAAAACTCGAATAATGTCAAGaatatttcttctttcttgttgAATATGGGAACCTGAATAGAAAGAATATCTCAATGTTGATTGATTCTAATTTGGCCTCACAATTTTGCGCAACTGACCTTCTTGGCCAGGCTGGTGAGCGGCTTTGAGCCGGCAAGATCCTTGAACCAAGCCTCGATTGCATTTTTGGACCGAGCAGTCACCTGCGAAATTGTGGCGCGCACTTTATATAAATGAGACGTTATACAAGTTGGCAACTTACAGAGGTTAAGTCTCTTAGATATGCCATGCAGGACAGGTACAGCAAAGACAACAGCGCTGCTTCGAACAAAGACCACACTTGATGGCCTCTACATCCCCCTTTAATTTTGAAACATTTGCCTCGTGTACTACTGACGCGGTTCTGGGTCCTCGTCTTGTTTGTTCGTTGTGTAGCCATGATTTTAAAATTCATGGGTTTCCAGATGTGACAGCCCTTTCAAGAACAAAATGTTCCCCTGAGGTGAACGTGGCAAATGATCAGCTCTGTAAGCGTAAAAATGGCTGGCCCTCATCTTGCAACAGTGCAGACACAAACCAAAGCTAAAATAACATTTTCATGTGACACTCTGCTTTGTGAACGCTTGCATCCGGCATGTACACGTTGGCCGCCACAAGCTGTCCCTCTAAGATGATGCTGCTCTCGTCATCTACGCAGACGCTGATTAACAAACTGCACTACAGAACTCAGTCATCCGTTATTTTTGTGCATTGTACCCGTCTTCGCGACACTTTTGTCATTGTCATGACACATATCATGTCATGTACTTTGTATCAATGTGCATTATGCATTGCGAAATACGGTAGATTACATACACGGTGTGGTCATTGTGCAAACTGGTGTTGTGTGTACAGCAGAGTGGATACGTAACTTTTACAGCTTGCTACCCCCTGTAGGGTTGTAAGACATTCAGAGTCATAGAAATGGCTTACAGGCCAAAAGTGCTCCTTAGGATTGATTTGTTGCCGCTTGCGTCCAGAATCTTGGATAGTGTTGAGTTCTTGCTTCTTTGCCAATATTGCGCTCGAGAAGGCACCAAACTGGGAATGTTAAGAACAACCCCGGTTAGTCGGCAAAACTCCATTGGGTGAACTCAGAAGACGAACTTACCTTAGCTGAGGTAATGTTTTGATTCCTGGCGGACCCATACTAGGGGAAAAGAGCGAATGTTTAAATTTCGTTTCAACTGCGCTAAAACGATAGTAGGCGAGAGAAAAGCTTACCTCGTCTGCTATCTGTGGATTTGTGATGAACCCTTGCTTAACATTTATTGCTGTTAATTCATCCTGGAAAAGTAACAGCGAACGAATTAGTACCGTTTGACAGGAGAACTCGGAAAGCTACCAAAAATTTACGTATAACTAATTATGTAAAGTGAGGTATCCTGCATGTTTCCGTCGTCAAAACTCTGCTTTTCACGGCATATAGCTGACGAACACTTTTGCGAGCATGCTTCTAAAATACAGAGATTTTGTGAGCGACAGCAGAGTCGAATGCGGCTATTGTCGCATTCGACAAAGAAACTTAGCCGCAGACCACGCATAGGAATAGTTTGGTTAAGCGGTCAAGCTTACTTCTTTCTGTTTAGGGTCTTGAGGGTAGACGTCTGCAGGTCCTAATCGTGGTCGTTTTAGGTGCCGCTTCTCAAACAGCCACGACACCGCAGCCATTATTGTTTAGGTACGGGAAGGGTTCTCATAAACGCCACAAGGGGCCTGCACTGTTGCTGATCAACTTCAGCCAGGGCTCTTCAGCGAAGAGTTCAGATCTTGCTAATCTGGTTAACCTACCTTGATCCCATTCTATTCCTCGCACACGGCCGCGAAAAAGGTGAATGAATCAGTCGCGGCTGCGAAAGATCGTCGCAAGCTCGGTAAACGTCTTTGAACAGCGGGGTAAACTTACAATGAAACTGTGTCCGGAGGCAAGACTGTGGCAAACTGTGGGTCAGCAAATGAACCAAGCGGAAAAAGCTCGTTATAAGGCGTTGCACTTGGCAAAATACTAACAAACGATATTTGTcgcgcgcgaaaaaaaaaaaaggaatgtgttACGGTTATGATCATAAATAGAGAATGCAGTTTCACGgcctccgtggcgcaatcggatagcgcgttcggctgttaaccgaaaggttggtggttcgagcccacccgggggcgtaAAAAAATTTTGCTGTGTGTGCTAGTATGAAATCAAATCGAGAGAGACAAGCAAACTCACTGATCAGTTCACTACACAGTACAGCATCCTACAGGTGTTACTTGAGTTTTCTccctttgttttgtttctgtgcccttgtgtttgtctgttgtGCACCTTTTGGCTTAGTACACTTGCCAGTTCCCTTTTCTCAGCTGGTTGAAAACGCGCACCCTGCATTGTGCCTATGTTGCCAAAGTGGTGTGTACTGCAGGGCAGAGTTTCAACATGTCCTGGTTTCATGAGGTACAAGCCCTGCAGCAAACTTTAACGTCAAACTGAGAGGACCAAGAGCCAAGGGAGTTTTAGAATTCACAGTGGCAATTTTCTAAGCGTATGGAACTGCCTTTATTGCTGAAAGAGATCCGTCCAAAGTAACTTCGTGCAAAGTGTTTGAACCCCTTTAAAAGTATAACCAAAGGCAAAGAAATTACAAAAGACACAGGAGGACTTAATTTCTCATTCATTTCATCCTTTTCTATACACAAAAATAAGTAAACATCATAATGCTCCATACTCAGAACAAGTCTCTGCACCCGGAACAAAGCTATGTCGTAAAAAAGGTCTTTAACCCCACGATACATTCTTTTTTCTATGGCACCTTATGTAGATAAGCTAAAAAGAAGCGGGCAGATTTAGAatatttgaaagaaaaaaaaatgaaagaaaaggtCTAGTATTAGGGAAATTCAAAGTGTCAACAGTTGGTTCCATGCACTGCCCCTTTCATTTAATCCTATGAACGTCCCCTCTCCCGTTACTTCTTGGGTTCCACACGAGCACCGGGCAGGGAGGGTTCGGCGGGAGGGGAGATGGCCTTGTCCAGCTTCTTCTGGATGTGCTCGAAGGCGTCCGCCCCCATGTAGTCGATCTGTCCCCGCTCCCACGCGTACTGCCGCGCTTCGGAGCCGCCGTAGACAGCTTCTCCCGGGGTCTGTCGAAGTTCCTCCGCCGTCTTTATGGTCAGCCGTGACATCTCCCCTGCCAGGCCAGCCTGGAAGGACGCCGTTTGAAGCGAAAATAATTATGACTAGATCGACGAAGGGGGGAAAATAAGGAGACGTACGCATTCCGGAAATAGGTTCGGCTGGACGTTTGTCATGAAGAGCTCCCACCAGAACTGGAGGTGATTGTGCATGTGCTGGCTGTCCTGTCGACTTTCCACCTGGCCGCTGACCAGATTGAAGTTGTGATGCCACGGCTTCACTGGACCCAGGAAGTGCactatcttcacgtccttcccAAACCTAGGCCACAATTTAGACGAAGGCTTATCTTCCTAGCACTGTAGTCGTCACTATAGAGCCCCTAGCTTTCCGTGAAATTTCACGCGATTGGCCGTGTCTCGCGGAACCTGCGGTTCCCTTCAGAATCGTCAGCTTTTGAGGAATATGCAACATATTACAGAATTTTGGGAGGGCTTCAATCAATCCGCAACATTTTTGCGGGTCAAACCCTATCGGTCACGACTGCAAACTGAGCCTAGTTTTCTTTGCACACTGGAAAAGTTACGAAAGTTCGGAAAAACATGCTGGACGAGTCCGTATGGTCCGTATGGCGTCCTGGACTTTGGAGAATGCTGcacttttttttgcttgttttcacTTGCCCTCCGACTTCGCGGAACAGTAAATTTTCCACGGCAGAAAGCCAGGGGCCTTAATCATCACCTTTTGTCTCAGTAAAAATGTTTACGTGATTTTTTAGCACTTCAACACTACCACGCCAGCTGTGTTCTTTATCTTTCTTATCTACGGAAACGCTATATCTTGCGAACCGAGGAGCATTTGTGAATACCGAACACCTACTCACTGCCTGTATGCTGGAAGGTATGTGTAGGATACATTCGAGTTCATGTTGTAGATGAAGGAGAGATGACGGTTGATGTCTTTTGTGGCCCAATCTTTAAAATAGAGGTTCAGTAGACCTTGATCTCCACCTACACACATAAAGCAACACACCATGTTTTTCTCACAAACCATTTCTTTTGTGTACAGCTATGACTGGACTAGGGAAATTTTTCGGGCAGCCCCTGTCCTTATGGTGTGCTGAGGGTCTCACCGTCAAAGCTTCCATGTTCATTAGCGAACTTCATGAGCGACGTATACGTGTCTAAGGAGGGAACATATACAAAGACTCCGGAGTTGAAGCAGTCTGGCCAGCCCACGTCCGGAACTGCGGAGATCTCTTCCCTCAGAAACAATTCATCACAGTTTTGAAGAACCTGGGAAAAAACATCAGATTCAGACATTCCCCAACCACAGCCACCACCAGTTGATAGCTATACTCTGCAACATACCGTGAAATTAAAGTCCAGCAAAATATTCCCCCAAACATAACTCCATCTGAATTTGTGAATTATCAAGAGCGAGAAATTAAGGTGAAGGTAAGAAATTAATTTTCAGGTGATCCTAGCAGGGCTTCCACCCATTACAGTGAAGCTGTCTCGTAAAGGACATAGTACACTGACGGGGAATACTACCATGACCCATTTCCTGGTATGGTAGACAACGTAGAATGGTACCTGGACACACCTTTACATGGACATGTTTCATGGACAGACAAACAAATTTGTTCACTGCTGCATCAATGTCCAATCAGACCTGAGTCAACATCCGATCTGTGTACCGTCAATGTCCAATCAGACCTGAGTCAACATCCGATCTGTGTACCGTCAATGTCCACTCAACATCCTATTGTGTTACATTCTAGCACGTTTTGCCCATTCGCAAAGCTGTCGTACCAGAGTATCGGAGTCCATGAAAACACATTTTGTGAACTGGGTGAGCTTCCAGCAGTGAAGTTTTGTGAAGGTGACCCCAAGCTCCGGTCGATTGAGGAGGGCCAGGTTGAGATGGTCACTGCTTTCCAGAAGCTTAACTTCTTCTATCAGGTCAAATACTTGGCCAAGAAGAGACCTGCAAGCAGAGGCCAGTGCTAACTCAGCTAGAGAGCCTCACAACACTAAATCGAGGAATTGGTCTTATCTGGTTACACCAACGGTGGTACGCAGCTAATGTAGCTCTGGCACTCACCTCATGTGTGAGGTAACCGCCTCCGTCACCAGAATGACCACCTGCCGCGCTGTGTGCACTCGCCTGAGCGAGTGAGCCAATACCAGGGCGCCCAGCGAATATGTGTCATCCGTTGCCAAGGTAACAAACGCCTCATTTTGCACTGAAAACACACACCGTTTCAACGATTAGTATCCAAAATCTTACACAGACGTGGCCCTAATTTTGGCTTAATTTCCCGCAACACCTTTCGAAATGTTAGAAAACATGCACTTTTTAATTTTACTTATTTAAAACATTTTGGCAGGTACATTCAACTTCTTGCATGCATTGCGAGATAGGTGCAGGATAAGACGCGTTGACCTGGGTCTACTTTGCTTTCTAATACCCCCGTCAATCATTGAATCAATCATCATTGAAACCAATAGCTATAGGGTTTatgcacatgacgtcatccgttcGAGatcgccactgtcgctagcaggcagatgtgcCGCCATCAAagtttcaaagttattgtgcaGTGTGATTTGTAGCACATCAAACTAATTTCCGtgttttcgacgttaatagtCATCCAAAAAGAGCATGGCAGCGAACGAATGTGGGAACATAACTTCCagggacctacagtatggcggcgaggtgACGTTAGTGTATAAACCCTATTGAACATGCACGTAGCACCACCGAGCATGGAATTTTTCTAAGAGCATTGGGTTCGATGTTCCCCCAACACACTAGGTGGTGCTACATGCACGTTCAATGCTCATTGGtctcaatgatcattgaagactgcccatgtgGCAAGGGTATATAAAAACATTCCAATCAACAAATTAATCTAAGCTGTATTTTTCTTTGGCCAGAGAGACAAAACTGAAGCTTTATATACCCTCTACAAACCCTAAATATACTTATTTATTTAGCGGAACTTTCGTGTAAGCTACTCCTAGTTGAGAGAGATCATTGCACTGTTAACGCGAGATATTGCCCGAgaacctgcaaaaaaaaaaaaaaaaaagaaagtacggCGTTGCGAGCCCGTTAATAACTCCTTTTACGCGTTTctttttgctctctctctctcgagcaACATTTCCTTTGAA is from Ornithodoros turicata isolate Travis chromosome 8, ASM3712646v1, whole genome shotgun sequence and encodes:
- the LOC135367362 gene encoding glycogenin-1-like isoform X2 is translated as MTFLWLYGRKPAIGKVQNEAFVTLATDDTYSLGALVLAHSLRRVHTARQVVILVTEAVTSHMRSLLGQVFDLIEEVKLLESSDHLNLALLNRPELGVTFTKLHCWKLTQFTKCVFMDSDTLVLQNCDELFLREEISAVPDVGWPDCFNSGVFVYVPSLDTYTSLMKFANEHGSFDGGDQGLLNLYFKDWATKDINRHLSFIYNMNSNVSYTYLPAYRQFGKDVKIVHFLGPVKPWHHNFNLVSGQVESRQDSQHMHNHLQFWWELFMTNVQPNLFPECAGLAGEMSRLTIKTAEELRQTPGEAVYGGSEARQYAWERGQIDYMGADAFEHIQKKLDKAISPPAEPSLPGARVEPKK
- the LOC135367362 gene encoding glycogenin-1-like isoform X3, whose translation is MARVQNEAFVTLATDDTYSLGALVLAHSLRRVHTARQVVILVTEAVTSHMRSLLGQVFDLIEEVKLLESSDHLNLALLNRPELGVTFTKLHCWKLTQFTKCVFMDSDTLVLQNCDELFLREEISAVPDVGWPDCFNSGVFVYVPSLDTYTSLMKFANEHGSFDGGDQGLLNLYFKDWATKDINRHLSFIYNMNSNVSYTYLPAYRQFGKDVKIVHFLGPVKPWHHNFNLVSGQVESRQDSQHMHNHLQFWWELFMTNVQPNLFPECAGLAGEMSRLTIKTAEELRQTPGEAVYGGSEARQYAWERGQIDYMGADAFEHIQKKLDKAISPPAEPSLPGARVEPKK
- the LOC135367362 gene encoding glycogenin-1-like isoform X1, with product MSLNVSCGLSQASSCPVFKFDNAQYGGPDPEPVQNEAFVTLATDDTYSLGALVLAHSLRRVHTARQVVILVTEAVTSHMRSLLGQVFDLIEEVKLLESSDHLNLALLNRPELGVTFTKLHCWKLTQFTKCVFMDSDTLVLQNCDELFLREEISAVPDVGWPDCFNSGVFVYVPSLDTYTSLMKFANEHGSFDGGDQGLLNLYFKDWATKDINRHLSFIYNMNSNVSYTYLPAYRQFGKDVKIVHFLGPVKPWHHNFNLVSGQVESRQDSQHMHNHLQFWWELFMTNVQPNLFPECAGLAGEMSRLTIKTAEELRQTPGEAVYGGSEARQYAWERGQIDYMGADAFEHIQKKLDKAISPPAEPSLPGARVEPKK